A DNA window from Aquarana catesbeiana isolate 2022-GZ linkage group LG01, ASM4218655v1, whole genome shotgun sequence contains the following coding sequences:
- the LOC141122750 gene encoding E3 ubiquitin/ISG15 ligase TRIM25-like, whose amino-acid sequence MASADLRKELECSVCLNTYTDPVTLKCGHNFCRDCIGRVLDTQEESGGYSCPECRDEFQERTALRRNITLRNIVETFLSAQPDQEESGVFCTYCIHTPVPAVKSCLHCEAFLCDNHLRVHSKSPEHVLCDPATSLENRKCSFHKKILEYYCTEDSTCICVYCLFIGEHRGHQVETLDEASEMKKKKLRNVLQKLMTEREETEKRVQSLQERRRKVQGKADDETKRVAALFRDLRRRVEDFEKRILGEISGQAERVSMLINDLVQDLEIKKEELSRKMGDIEELCNIMDPLTVLKESDRGDLCYTEDGDNKDREGHDKLLHDGGDLDVGGISHTIHTGLSDIIQQTSWVSGVTDILLDVSTVGNHLHISDDRKTVSWSDESQTHPETPERFLSHQVISSQSFSSGRHYWEVDVGGSRYWKVGMCYPTIDRRGDQSWIGYNKKSWSLERLGSSQYAVRHDRNQIRLPGNVSSNRVRIDLDYEAGRISFYDLCDPIRHLHTFTTTFTEPLHAGVFVGSGSCIKICGGDQM is encoded by the coding sequence atggcgtctgctgatctgaggaaggagctggaatgttccgtctgtctgaacacttatacagatcctgtaaccctgaaatgtggacacaacttttgccgggactgtattggtcgtgtgttggatacacaggaggaatctggaggttattcctgtcctgaatgcagagatgAGTTCCAGGAACGGACTGCACTGCGGAGGAACATAACACTGCGTAACATAGTGGAgactttcctgtctgctcagccagatcaagAGGAGtctggggtcttctgtacttactgtattcacactcctgtacctgctgtgaaatcctgtctgcattgtgaagcttttctgtgtgacaatcacctgagagtccacagcaagtcaccagaacacgtcttgTGTGACCCCGCCACTTCactggagaacaggaaatgctcctTCCATAAGAAGATCCTTGAGTATTACTGCACCGAGGACTCCACCTGTATCTGTGTATACTGCTTGTTCATtggagaacatcggggacaccaagtggagactctggatgaggcctctgagatgaagaagaagaaactgagaaacgttctgcagaaactgatgacagagagagaagagacggagaaaagagtccagagtctgcaggaacgcaGGAGGAAAGTACAAGGAAAAGCAGATGATGAAACCAAGAGAGTCGCTGCcctgttcagagacctcaggagacgtgTGGAAGACTTTGAGAAGAGAATCCTGGGGGAGATTTCCGGGCAGGCAGAGCGGGTCTCCATGCTAATCAATGATCTGgtccaggatctggaaataaagaaggaggagctgtctaGGAAGATGGGGGatattgaggagctgtgtaacattatggatccactgactgtcctaaAGGAATCAGACAGAGGTGATTTGTGttatactgaggatggagataataaggacagagagggacatgataaactcctccatgatggaggggatctggatgttGGGGGgatctcacacacaatacacacaggtttatctgatataatacAGCAAACATCGTGGGTGTCGGgggttacagacatattactggatgtgagcACAGTTGGTAATcatctacatatatcagatgacaggaaaactgtatcctggTCAGATGAGAGCCAGACtcacccagaaacaccagagagatttcttAGTCATCAGGTGAtaagcagtcagagtttctcctcagggagacattactgggaagtggatgttggGGGGTCAAGGTACTGGaaagtcgggatgtgttaccccactATAGACAGGAGGGGAGATCAGTCATGGATTGgatataataagaagtcctggAGTTTGGAGAGGTTGGGGAGTAGTCAGTACGCAGTGAGACATGACAGGAATCAGATCCGATTACCTGGCAAtgtctccagtaacagagtcaggatagatctggattatgaggccgggcggatctccttttatgatctgtgtgacccgatccgacacctccacaccttcaccaccaccttcactgagcccctccatgctggggtatTTGTAGGGAGTGGTTCctgtataaagatatgtgggggggATCAGATGTGA
- the LOC141122700 gene encoding E3 ubiquitin/ISG15 ligase TRIM25-like: MASADLRKELECSVCLNIYTDPITLKCGHNFCRDCIDRVLDTQERSKGYSCPECREEFQERPSLRRNITLRNIVETFLSTHPDQEESGVFCTYCIHTPLPAVKSCLLCEASLCDNHLRVHSKSPEHVLCDPTTSMENRKCSIHKKVLEYYCTEDSSCICVYCGFIGEHRGHQVEILNVASETKKKKLRNVLQKLMTEREETEKKVQSLQERRRKVQGKADDETERVIVLFRDLRRHLEDLEKRVLSEISEQAERVSLSLSDMIQQLEIKKEELSRKMGDIEELCNLRNPLTVLQESDTGDLCDTEVGDDEDGKRHDKLLHDGGDLDVAGISHTLHTGLSDILQQTLGVTDLLLDVSTAGNHLHISDDRKIASWSDERQNHPETPERFHSSQVISSQIFSSGRHYWEVDVGGSRYWKVGMCYPRINRWGDQSWIGYNRESWCLESLGGKHYWVRHDRKEIGLPSKVSSNRVRIDLDYEAGRISFYDLCDPIRHLHTFTSTFTEPLHAGVYVGNGSCIKISGGKQM; encoded by the coding sequence atggcgtctgctgatctgaggaaggagctggaatgttccgtctgtctgaacatttatacagatcctataaccctgaaatgtggacacaacttctgccgggactgtattgatcgtgtgttggatacacaggagaggtctaaaggttattcctgtcctgaatgcagagaagAGTTCCAGGAGCGGCCTTCACTGCGGAGGAACATAACACTGCGTAACATAGTGGAGACTTTCCTGTCCACCCAtccagatcaggaggagtccggggtcttctgtacttactgtattcacactcctCTACCTGCTGTGAAATCCTGtctgctgtgtgaagcttctctgtgtgacaatcacctgagagtccacagcaagtcaccagaacatgtcttatgtgaccccaccacttctatggagaacaggaaatgctccatccataagaaggttctggagtattactgcactgaggactcctCCTGTATTTGTGTGTATTGCGGTTTCATtggagaacatcggggacaccaggtggagatTCTGAATGTGGCCTCTGAGACGAAGAAGAAGAAATTGAGAAAcgttctgcagaaactgatgacagagagagaggagactgagaaaaaagtccagagtctgcaggaacgcaGGAGGAAAGTACAAGGAAAAGCAGATGATGAAACTGAAAGAGTCATTGTcctgttcagagacctcaggagacatctggaagacctggagaagagagtcctgagtgaGATCTCGGAACAGGCAGAGCGGGTTTCACTATCGCTGTCTGATATGATCCAACAGCTGGAAATAaaaaaggaggagctgtccaggaagatgggggACATTGAGGAACTGTGTAACCTGAGGaatccactgactgtcctacaggaatcggacacaggtgacttgtgtgatactgaggttGGAGATGATGAGGACGGAAAGAGACATGATAAACttctccatgatggaggggatctggatgtggctgggatctcacacacattacacacaggtttatctgatatattACAGCAAACGTTGGGGGTTACAGACTTATTACTGGATGTGAGTACAGCTGGTAATcatctacatatatcagatgaccGGAAAATTGCCTCCTGGTCAGATGAGAGACAGAAtcacccagaaacaccagagagatttcataGTTCTCAGGTGATAAGTAGTCAGATTTTCTCCTCAGggcgacattactgggaagtggatgtcggggggtcAAGGTACTGGAAAgttgggatgtgttaccccagaaTAAACAGATGGGGAGATCAGTCATGGATTGGATATAATAGGgagtcctggtgtttggagagtTTGGGGGGTAAGCATTACTGGGTGAGACATGACAGGAAGGAGATCGGATTACCCAGCAAagtctccagtaacagagtcaggatagatctggattatgaggccgggcggatctctttttatgatctgtgtgacccgatccgacatctccacaccttcacctccaccttcactgagcccctccatgctggggtatATGTAGGGAATGGTTCCTGTATAAAGATATCTGGGGGGAAACAGATGTGA